In Zygosaccharomyces rouxii strain CBS732 chromosome F complete sequence, a single window of DNA contains:
- the SSY1 gene encoding Ssy1p (similar to uniprot|Q03770 Saccharomyces cerevisiae YDR160W SSY1 Component of the SPS plasma membrane amino acid sensor system (Ssy1p-Ptr3p-Ssy5p) which senses external amino acid concentration and transmits intracellular signals that result in regulation of expression of amino acid permease genes), giving the protein MGSLSPLSGLFPERNNIQVIGSQGDSYEESIIPDDNDKISNSFDSINTEILKRIINNEDLHGLAGYQDKIQDQRFYLVDKYSQEKKKEKATIIGTSPVQSLSEFDSSDFAKYNRKMAREYELRDKVESLLRQQDSRDVQVLNEGSLHENYSAGEDLGDNVKDKKCNKLKKFTDSLMLNSTKKHNVDSSSGTLSRSTSTKTYVIDDASVRNVAIDEGTVPVGKHDPENTFELSFSEDSGGKNGRHLMADLENLFFGTGDSHHIQRKLRVRHIQMIGIGACLGVGIFLTSGKAFSIAGPFGTLLGFSLSGSIVLATLLSFTELSTLIPLSSGFSGLASRFVEDAFGFALGWTYWFSCMITMPTQVVACTFYLKYFDSLNLNKGAIAGFATLFMLYAVLVNLLDVRLMGEIVYITGLIKIIISIIMILAMVILNSGTGTKYDRVGFRFWDSSKSSSNLTYGLFRPTFDLNDIGDGSTKGIEGSGGRFLALASTMLISTFAYTGVEMAFVASGEAINPRKTIPSATKRTFCIVLVIYVFTIFSVSINIYCGDPRLQPYFTGSYSARYQAVQRGVGSQWQLSHKCHTNIPYSTKDPVDHNSSPWVLALQNFGLCTFAAVFNGILIFFTSGAEISSLFSSSRTLYSMAVQRKAPTIFQRCNKRGVPYVSVIFSGMFGVVGYLAVDSGAVENFNVLSNMSSASTSIIWMGLNVSFLRFYYALKTRRDIISRDEKSYPYRSPFQPYLAFYGLFGCCLFIIFMGFTNFIHHFWNVKSFFSAYGGLILFVVCYLGYKMIGTSKIQRLDQLDMDTGRREMDRVIWNEYRQYSGPYRERLKYLFNWLF; this is encoded by the coding sequence ATGGGTTCTTTGAGCCCATTATCTGGCCTGTTTCCAGAGAGAAACAATATTCAAGTTATAGGATCTCAAGGTGACAGTTACGAGGAGTCGATTATACCAGATGACAATGATAAAATCTCAAATTCATTCGATAGTATCAATACTGAAATATTGAAGCGCATAATCaataatgaagatttacatGGATTAGCAGGATATCAAGATAAAATACAGGATCAACGATTTTATTTAGTGGATAAGTATTctcaagagaagaagaaagagaaggCGACCATCATTGGTACGAGCCCTGTACAATCCCTTAGTGAATTTGATAGCAGTGACTTTGCCAAGTACAACAGGAAAATGGCTAGAGAGTATGAATTAAGAGATAAAGTAGAAAGTTTGCTTCGACAGCAAGACAGTAGAGATGTTCAAGTATTAAATGAAGGTTCATTACATGAGAATTACTCTGCAGGTGAAGATCTGGGGGATAATGTTAAAGATAAGAAATGTAataaattaaagaaatttacaGATTCATTAATGCTTAACTCAACCAAGAAACATAATGTAGACTCTTCATCAGGAACTCTCTCAAGATCAACTTCGACTAAAACTTATGTGATAGATGACGCTAGTGTGAGAAATGTTGccattgatgaaggtaCTGTACCCGTGGGTAAGCATGATCCAGAGAATACATTTGAGCTTTCTTTTTCTGAAGATAGTGGCGGTAAGAATGGTCGTCATCTAATGGCTGATTTAGagaatttattttttggAACCGGTGATTCTCATCATATACAAAGGAAGCTGAGGGTTAGACACATTCAAATGATTGGTATCGGTGCATGTCTTGGTGTGGGTATCTTCCTTACTTCAGGTAAAGCTTTCTCCATTGCTGGTCCCTTCGGAACTCTTTTAGGATTTAGTCTTTCGGGAAGCATAGTCTTAGCTACTTTGCTTTCCTTTACTGAACTTTCCACTCTCATTCCATTATCTTCAGGATTTTCAGGATTAGCCTCTAGATTTGTGGAGGATGCATTTGGGTTCGCTTTGGGTTGGACCTATTGGTTTTCGTGCATGATAACTATGCCTACACAAGTAGTGGCGTGTACTTtctatttgaaatatttcgATAGTctgaatttgaataaagGTGCCATTGCAGGATTTGCTACGCTTTTCATGCTTTATGCGGTTTTGGTCAATTTGTTAGATGTTAGGCTCATGGGCGAAATAGTTTACATTACTGGATTaattaaaattattatcTCCATAATAATGATTCTAGCGATGGTGATTCTTAACTCCGGCACAGGTACGAAGTATGATCGAGTTGGATTCAGATTTTGGGATTCATCTAagtcttcttcaaatctcACCTACGGTTTGTTTCGTCCCACTTTTGATTTGAACGATATCGGAGATGGAAGTACTAAGGGAATCGAAGGTTCAGGTGGTAGATTTCTCGCATTAGCATCCACCATGCTAATATCTACATTCGCATATACAGGGGTCGAAATGGCGTTTGTCGCTAGTGGTGAAGCCATAAATCCAAGAAAGACTATCCCCTCAGCCACAAAGAGAACATTTTGCATCGTTCTTGTCATTTACGTTTTCACTATCTTTTCAGTAAGCATCAACATATACTGTGGTGACCCAAGGCTACAGCCTTATTTTACTGGTTCTTACAGTGCACGTTATCAAGCTGTTCAAAGGGGGGTTGGAAGCCAATGGCAATTAAGCCATAAATGTCATACCAATATTCCTTATAGCACAAAAGATCCCGTGGACCACAATTCGAGCCCCTGGGTCTTAGCATTGCAAAACTTTGGTCTATGTACATTTGCCGCTGTTTTCAATGGgattttaatctttttcacttcaGGTGCAGAGATATCTTCTTTGTTTAGTAGTTCCAGAACTCTTTATTCTATGGCAGTCCAGAGGAAAGCACCTactattttccaaagatgTAATAAGAGAGGAGTGCCTTACGTTTCAGTAATATTTTCGGGTATGTTTGGTGTTGTTGGTTATTTAGCGGTTGATAGTGGTGctgtggaaaatttcaacgtTCTCTCCAACATGTCGAGTGCTAGTACTTCCATCATCTGGATGGGACTTAATGTCTCATTTTTAAGGTTTTATTACGCACTAAAGACCAGAAGAGATATCATATCAAGAGACGAAAAATCCTATCCGTATCGTTCACCTTTTCAACCCTATCTAGCCTTCTATGGGCTCTTTGGTTGCTGTCTATTCATAATATTTATGGGATTCACCAACTTCATTCATCACTTCTGGAACGTGAAATCGTTCTTTTCGGCATATGGTGGTCTCATACTATTTGTTGTCTGCTACCTTGGTTACAAAATGATTGGCACTTCCAAGATTCAGCGGCTGGATCAGCTGGATATGGATACTGGTAGACGTGAAATGGACAGAGTAATATGGAATGAATACAGACAGTATTCAGGGCCTTATCGTGAAAGATTAAAatatcttttcaattggttatTCTAA
- the ACL4 gene encoding Acl4p (similar to uniprot|Q03771 Saccharomyces cerevisiae YDR161W interacts with PP2C): protein MSDLNSAIEQARRSLEIHDSKAALKILKPFKKSLKNENASNVILYQLFADAYLENGQLDKAYPLLYHACEIDLNGEQGGSEKFFMLGQATGGEDGIKLIFQGLENISKKAGDNITQEQVDKIVDGLLTTIEIWMTDLCMEPNAETECEELIGRAMEISEGKSPEVWATLGSIRISQQRYSEACEAFVNSWKFFEIKKQDIEAAIRNNENSSHEQYAQLVQPLLSLAKMCVEMGLYEISLQILGAVKDVDEDNLESYYLEGFTFYLMGKLELFKQTHPDANVNADNIYEFNEHFQELPLDLNNESITEIIQDAKLSLSFASKLAQNAEPDDELAQELYAGSIQVLSEIGGPLDDSELIKIKKGEDDDGNEEEQDIEFEDGE from the coding sequence ATGAGTGATTTAAATTCTGCTATTGAACAAGCAAGGCGATCTCTCGAAATCCATGATTCTAAAGCAGCTCTTAAAATATTAAAACCTTTTAAAAAATCGttaaaaaatgaaaatgcaTCTAATGTAATACTGTATCAATTATTTGCAGATGCTTATTTAGAAAATGGTCAATTGGATAAGGCCTATCCACTGTTATATCACGCATGTGAAATTGATCTAAATGGTGAGCAGGGAGGTTCAGAGAAATTCTTTATGTTGGGTCAAGCAACAGGTGGTGAAGACGGTATCAAACTGATCTTCCAAGGTCTGGAGAATATCTCCAAGAAGGCAGGGGATAACATTACACAGGAACAAGTTGATAAAATTGTGGATGGTCTTCTAACCACCATTGAAATCTGGATGACAGATCTATGCATGGAACCAAATGCTGAAACTGAATGCGAAGAATTAATTGGTAGAGCAATGGAAATATCTGAGGGCAAATCACCCGAAGTTTGGGCTACATTGGGATCAATACGTATATCGCAACAGAGGTACAGTGAAGCTTGTGAGGCCTTTGTCAATTCATGGAAATTTTTCGAGATAAAGAAGCAAGACATTGAAGCAGCAATTAGAAATAATGAGAATTCGTCTCATGAGCAATACGCACAGTTAGTACAACCACTTTTATCATTGGCAAAGATGTGCGTCGAAATGGGTCTTTACGAAATCTCACTGCAAATTTTAGGAGCTGTAAAggatgttgatgaagacAATCTAGAATCTTATTATTTGGAAGGCTTTACATTTTACTTAATGggtaaattggaattgttTAAACAGACTCATCCGGATGCCAATGTTAATGCTGATAACATTTACGAATTTAATGAACATTTCCAAGAACTACCACTAGATTTGAATAACGAATCGATTACAGAAATAATACAAGACGCTAAATTATCATTGAGTTTTGCATCCAAATTAGCACAGAACGCTGAACCTGACGATGAATTAGCCCAAGAATTATACGCGGGTTCAATTCAAGTATTGTCAGAAATCGGTGGACCTCTAGATGACAGTGAATTGATTAAGATAAAgaaaggtgaagatgatgatggaaACGAGGAGGAACAAGATATTGAGTTCGAAGACGGAGAATAG
- the NBP2 gene encoding adaptor protein NBP2 (similar to uniprot|Q12163 Saccharomyces cerevisiae YDR162C NBP2 Protein involved in the HOG (high osmolarity glycerol) pathway negatively regulates Hog1p by recruitment of phosphatase Ptc1p the Pbs2p-Hog1p complex found in the nucleus and cytoplasm contains an SH3 domain that binds Pbs2p): MVRATRDHNHNRMDQDGILEDRSKPNEHSVPQDEQRQQHHQQQRLSQLSMGEQSIGSQDSGYISIKDFAYEPSDPLYHGYTEDFEGLELEPETDISDVPYKEEAEHDDDQRYENRRQSIVLPTDYVINRLAVALYDFEPENDNELELQEGDVVFISYRHGQGWLVAENQNRTKTGLVPEEFVTYANEDDENWAEYEEGFQDTARPFYLTHFIIQGMQDPSSNSNTNSISNPNQQESIGNEEEHHEDSNGNGKIQQNDSNHEDNDQWEDIDHFQGDFADKLKISSSSNS, translated from the coding sequence GGATCAGGATGGTATATTAGAAGATCGATCAAAACCAAATGAACATTCAGTGCCGCAAGATGAACAACGCCAacaacaccaccaacaacagcGATTGTCACAGCTCTCAATGGGTGAACAGAGTATAGGATCTCAAGATTCCGGATATATATCTATTAAAGATTTTGCATACGAACCATCAGATCCTTTATACCATGGGTATACTGAAGATTTCGAGGGATTGGAGTTGGAGCCAGAGACCGATATATCAGATGTACCTTACAAGGAAGAAGCTGAACATGATGACGACCAACGGTATGAGAATAGAAGGCAAAGTATTGTTTTGCCAACGGATTACGTGATAAATCGATTGGCAGTGGCATTATATGATTTTGAGCCGGAGAACGATAATGAGttagaattacaagaaggCGATGTTGTTTTTATTAGCTATAGACATGGGCAAGGTTGGCTAGTTGCTGAGAATCAGAATAGAACCAAAACTGGATTAGTacctgaagaatttgttaCTTATGccaatgaagatgacgaaaaTTGGGCTGAATATGAGGAAGGGTTCCAAGATACGGCGAGACCATTTTATTTGACGCATTTCATCATACAAGGTATGCAAGATCCATCATCAAATTCGAAtacaaattcaatttctaatccaaatcaacaagaatcaattggtaatgaagaagaacatcATGAGGACAGTAATGGTAACGGTAAAATTCAGCAAAATGATTCGAATCATGAGGATAATGACCAATGGGAAGATATCGATCACTTCCAAGGGGACTTCGCTGATAAACTTAAGATATCCTCGTCATCGAATAGTTGA